In one Brevibacillus composti genomic region, the following are encoded:
- a CDS encoding DMT family transporter has translation MNREWAKVFFAAFFEVFWVIGLKHAYNVWTWLGTAVAIYISFYMMIMAGKKLPVGTVYAVFVGLGTAGTVFAEIAFFGEPFKVAKVLLILLLLAGVIGLKLVTPNEDAEQKGADA, from the coding sequence ATGAACAGAGAGTGGGCAAAGGTCTTTTTTGCTGCATTTTTTGAAGTGTTTTGGGTGATCGGCCTCAAGCATGCGTACAACGTCTGGACCTGGCTGGGGACGGCTGTCGCGATCTACATCAGCTTTTACATGATGATCATGGCCGGGAAAAAATTGCCGGTGGGTACCGTCTACGCCGTCTTTGTCGGCTTGGGTACGGCGGGTACGGTCTTTGCGGAAATCGCCTTTTTCGGCGAGCCCTTTAAAGTCGCCAAAGTGTTGTTGATTTTGCTGCTGCTCGCGGGCGTGATCGGCTTGAAGCTGGTGACGCCGAACGAGGACGCGGAACAGAAGGGAGCCGATGCCTGA
- a CDS encoding MraY family glycosyltransferase, producing MVTIFYVLSFLISFAIVYVLIPPLGKLAFRLDFVDKPRKDVERKIHREPIPLTASYAIYIGFAVPYLLFSGEEWLQTIAVLAGGLLLLIIGTVDDWYKTQGKDFSALPKLIVQLSAAVLVYASGIAFTGFYNPLSGEYVLLPVWLQFILTILWIFGVTTVINFSDGMDGLAGGLSAISAGTLFIVALAKGQGNSAIMAIILVGVAVAYLRYNKPPAKVFMGDAGATFLGFILGVIALDGAFKQATVLSLFIPILALGVPIFDNLFVVTRRFLEGKPIYQADASQAHYRLLRTGMNQKQVVAFLCLISVCFSLTSIILLLLQV from the coding sequence ATGGTGACGATTTTCTATGTACTCTCGTTTCTGATTTCGTTCGCAATCGTGTACGTGTTGATACCGCCTCTGGGAAAATTGGCGTTTCGCCTTGATTTTGTTGACAAGCCGCGCAAGGACGTAGAGCGCAAGATTCACCGGGAGCCGATTCCACTGACGGCCAGCTACGCGATCTACATCGGATTTGCGGTTCCGTACCTGCTGTTCTCCGGCGAAGAGTGGCTCCAGACGATTGCCGTTTTGGCCGGGGGGCTTTTGCTTCTGATCATCGGCACTGTGGATGACTGGTACAAAACGCAGGGCAAAGACTTTTCTGCGCTGCCCAAGCTCATCGTCCAACTGTCAGCGGCGGTCCTCGTCTACGCTTCGGGCATCGCCTTTACCGGCTTTTACAATCCGCTCAGCGGCGAATACGTGCTGCTGCCGGTCTGGCTGCAGTTTATCCTGACGATCCTCTGGATCTTCGGCGTGACGACCGTGATTAATTTCTCCGACGGGATGGACGGGCTTGCGGGCGGACTTTCCGCCATATCGGCGGGGACGCTGTTTATCGTCGCCCTGGCCAAAGGGCAAGGCAATTCCGCGATCATGGCGATCATCCTCGTGGGGGTGGCTGTCGCTTACCTCAGGTACAACAAGCCGCCGGCCAAAGTGTTTATGGGAGATGCCGGTGCGACTTTCCTCGGGTTCATTCTCGGGGTGATTGCCCTGGACGGGGCGTTTAAGCAGGCGACGGTGCTCTCGCTGTTCATTCCGATCCTGGCGCTGGGCGTGCCCATTTTTGACAATCTGTTTGTGGTAACCAGGCGTTTTCTGGAGGGCAAGCCGATCTATCAAGCGGATGCCAGCCAGGCGCATTACCGGTTGCTGCGCACGGGCATGAATCAAAAACAGGTCGTAGCTTTTCTCTGCTTGATCAGTGTCTGCTTCAGCCTGACATCCATTATCCTGCTGTTGCTGCAGGTATAA
- a CDS encoding HpcH/HpaI aldolase/citrate lyase family protein → MSRLRSWMFVPGNQPRRLEKVKHLPADAVIYDLEDAVPLAEKGRARQLVKQALRENNGRMQYVRVNDPSTPYYAEDLAEMADRGLSGIMLPKAATGEQILAVDRELTALEQRRGLLAGSIEIVPLIESAQGLFHAYEIASAGARIRRLAFGSVDFALDIGATLTKEGTEILFARSQLVVVSRAAGIEPPIDAVFADVLDREGLRRDAQLARQLGFQGKLVIHPEQLAIVHACFSPTAEELEEARIIAAAFEEALAAGSASIQVDGKLVDYPVAERARRLLQSVQPFAEQERE, encoded by the coding sequence ATGTCCAGATTGCGTTCCTGGATGTTCGTCCCGGGAAACCAGCCGCGACGTTTGGAAAAGGTGAAGCACCTGCCGGCGGATGCTGTCATCTACGATCTGGAGGACGCGGTTCCGCTGGCGGAGAAGGGGCGGGCCCGGCAGCTGGTGAAGCAGGCATTGCGGGAAAACAACGGCCGCATGCAGTACGTCCGTGTAAACGACCCGTCTACCCCGTATTACGCCGAAGACCTGGCTGAAATGGCCGATCGAGGGCTGTCCGGCATCATGTTGCCGAAAGCAGCCACCGGGGAGCAGATCCTCGCGGTTGACCGGGAGCTGACGGCGCTGGAACAGCGGCGCGGGCTATTGGCAGGCTCCATCGAGATCGTCCCTCTGATCGAATCGGCGCAAGGCCTTTTTCATGCCTACGAGATTGCGTCAGCCGGCGCGAGGATCAGGCGTCTGGCATTTGGCTCCGTCGATTTTGCGCTGGATATCGGCGCGACGCTGACCAAAGAAGGCACAGAAATCCTCTTTGCCCGCTCCCAGCTCGTCGTCGTCTCCCGGGCCGCCGGGATTGAGCCGCCGATCGACGCGGTGTTTGCGGATGTGCTGGATCGGGAGGGGCTGCGACGAGATGCGCAGTTGGCGAGACAGCTCGGCTTTCAAGGCAAACTGGTCATCCATCCGGAGCAGCTCGCGATCGTCCATGCCTGTTTTTCTCCGACTGCCGAGGAGCTGGAGGAAGCCAGGATCATCGCGGCTGCATTTGAAGAGGCGCTCGCTGCCGGAAGTGCCTCCATCCAGGTAGACGGGAAGCTGGTCGACTATCCCGTGGCGGAGCGCGCCCGACGCCTGCTGCAAAGTGTCCAGCCGTTTGCGGAGCAAGAGCGAGAATGA
- the coaA gene encoding type I pantothenate kinase, which yields MASPYVTFSREQWRGLRASTPLTISDEELAYLQGLNERLSLSEVADIYLPLSRLLNLHVGATQELYQATHTFLGNLEKKVPFIIGIAGSVAVGKSTTARILQTLLSRWPNHPKVDLITTDGFLYPNRVLEERGLMKRKGFPESYNTGRLISFLCDVKSGVPEVAAPVYSHLVYDIVPDEWQLVREPDILIVEGLNVLQTPVDEKQRRLSEVFVSDFFDFSIYVDADEEAIKKWYIDRFKLLRQTAFSNPASYFRRYASLSDEEAIEVATGIWNEINGINLRNNILPTRGRARLILEKGEDHMIQTVRLRKL from the coding sequence ATGGCATCACCTTATGTTACCTTCAGTAGGGAGCAGTGGAGAGGACTGCGGGCTTCCACACCGCTCACCATTTCCGATGAAGAACTGGCGTACTTGCAGGGATTGAATGAAAGGCTCTCCCTCTCGGAAGTGGCTGATATCTATCTCCCGCTTTCCCGGCTGCTTAATCTGCATGTAGGCGCCACGCAGGAGCTGTATCAGGCCACACATACATTTTTGGGCAATCTGGAAAAGAAGGTGCCCTTTATTATCGGGATTGCCGGCAGCGTCGCCGTCGGCAAGAGCACAACAGCCCGTATTTTGCAAACGCTTTTATCCCGTTGGCCGAATCATCCCAAAGTGGATCTGATTACGACGGACGGTTTTCTCTATCCCAACCGCGTACTGGAAGAGCGCGGCTTGATGAAGCGCAAGGGCTTTCCGGAAAGCTACAACACCGGGCGGCTGATCTCCTTTTTATGCGATGTAAAGTCAGGGGTCCCGGAAGTGGCCGCCCCCGTCTATTCCCACCTGGTCTACGACATCGTCCCGGATGAATGGCAGCTGGTGCGCGAGCCGGACATCCTGATCGTCGAGGGCCTCAATGTCCTGCAGACTCCGGTGGATGAGAAGCAGCGGCGGCTGTCGGAAGTGTTCGTCTCTGATTTCTTTGACTTTTCCATCTACGTGGATGCCGACGAGGAAGCGATCAAAAAGTGGTATATCGACCGCTTCAAGCTGCTGCGCCAGACGGCCTTCTCCAATCCGGCTTCCTATTTCCGGCGCTACGCCAGCCTGTCGGATGAAGAAGCCATCGAGGTGGCGACCGGCATCTGGAACGAGATTAACGGGATCAATCTGCGCAATAATATCCTGCCGACGCGTGGACGAGCCCGCCTCATCCTGGAAAAGGGCGAGGATCATATGATTCAGACTGTTCGCTTGCGAAAATTATAA
- a CDS encoding DMT family transporter has product MDWVLLIFAGICEMIGVAMIGKMHRDQNWQSVVFMLLGFGASFLFLALAMKTLPMGTAYAVWTGIGASGGAILGMALYGESRDWRRLFFICIVLGAAVGLKAIS; this is encoded by the coding sequence ATGGACTGGGTGTTACTGATCTTCGCAGGGATATGTGAGATGATCGGTGTAGCCATGATCGGTAAAATGCACCGGGATCAAAACTGGCAGTCGGTTGTCTTCATGCTGCTCGGTTTCGGCGCCAGCTTTTTGTTTCTCGCGCTGGCGATGAAAACACTGCCGATGGGCACGGCCTATGCGGTCTGGACCGGCATCGGCGCTTCGGGCGGCGCGATCCTCGGGATGGCGCTGTACGGGGAGTCGAGAGATTGGCGGCGCCTCTTCTTTATCTGTATCGTGCTCGGTGCGGCGGTCGGGCTGAAGGCCATCTCGTAG
- a CDS encoding ATP-binding protein, which translates to MLLSVGIVLFSLLIGGIILLGSIIRITEDDLELRLMTTARTVAEISAIQKSIQEPDGWKVIAPVVRRIRIVNDVTYIVVMNMDRVRYADPLDERIGTVFRDRHAEAAFAEHSYLQKVRGEMGTALRAYVPLMDEEHEQVGVVMVGHVLPGLWEIVSNQRENIVITFLLSLFFGMWGSYLLARHMKRQMLNMEPEEIARMLVERTATFHGMREGVIAIDLQERITIFNDRAKQIFHIEGDVLGRPIREVIRDTALPEVLEKRQNFYDHELRVGNTLLWSNRFMIKVDEKVVGAIAIFQDRTEVARMAEELTGVKAFVEALRVQNHEHMNKLHTIAGLLQLNQQEKALEYVFDIRVQQEELTSFLSARIESDSVSGLLMGKVSRGKELGIRVVIDRRSHLERFPPHLDQHHFVLILGNLIENAFDALESSSQPDKEVSISIAQDEETCSLMVEDNGDGMEPEVQQRMLERGFSTKKTEHRGIGLYLVDQLVKKGRGELSCQSQPGHGTSIVITFPMKEAEAGEQARFAASGRHRG; encoded by the coding sequence ATGCTCCTGTCCGTCGGAATCGTCCTGTTCTCGCTGTTGATCGGCGGCATCATCCTCTTGGGCAGCATCATCCGCATCACCGAGGATGATCTGGAGCTGCGCCTGATGACCACAGCGCGGACCGTAGCCGAAATCTCCGCGATCCAGAAAAGCATCCAGGAGCCGGACGGCTGGAAGGTGATTGCCCCTGTCGTGCGCAGGATCCGCATCGTCAATGATGTCACCTATATCGTGGTGATGAATATGGACAGGGTTCGCTATGCAGACCCGCTGGACGAGCGCATCGGCACGGTCTTTCGCGACAGGCATGCGGAAGCGGCTTTTGCCGAGCACAGCTACCTGCAAAAGGTGCGGGGGGAGATGGGAACGGCGCTGCGGGCCTATGTTCCCCTGATGGACGAGGAGCATGAGCAGGTGGGCGTCGTCATGGTGGGCCACGTGCTGCCCGGCCTCTGGGAGATCGTCAGCAACCAGCGGGAGAATATCGTCATCACCTTTCTCCTCTCGCTCTTTTTTGGCATGTGGGGCTCCTATCTCTTGGCCCGCCATATGAAGAGGCAGATGCTCAATATGGAGCCGGAGGAAATCGCCCGCATGCTGGTAGAGCGGACCGCCACTTTTCACGGCATGCGCGAGGGAGTCATCGCCATCGATCTGCAGGAGCGGATCACGATCTTCAACGACCGGGCCAAGCAGATTTTTCACATTGAGGGAGACGTGCTGGGCAGGCCGATACGCGAGGTGATCCGGGATACCGCTCTGCCGGAGGTATTGGAAAAAAGGCAGAATTTCTACGATCACGAGCTGCGTGTGGGCAATACCCTGCTCTGGTCCAACCGCTTCATGATCAAAGTGGACGAAAAGGTGGTGGGAGCCATCGCGATTTTTCAGGACCGGACGGAAGTGGCCCGGATGGCGGAAGAGCTGACCGGGGTCAAAGCATTCGTCGAGGCACTAAGGGTTCAAAATCACGAACACATGAACAAGCTCCATACGATTGCCGGCCTGCTGCAGCTGAACCAGCAGGAAAAGGCGCTGGAGTACGTGTTTGACATTCGCGTCCAGCAGGAGGAGCTGACCTCCTTCTTGAGTGCGCGGATCGAAAGCGACAGCGTGTCCGGGCTGTTGATGGGCAAAGTCAGCCGGGGCAAAGAGCTGGGAATTCGCGTCGTGATCGACAGGAGAAGTCATCTGGAGCGTTTTCCTCCCCATCTGGACCAGCATCATTTTGTGCTGATTCTGGGCAATTTGATCGAAAATGCCTTCGATGCGCTGGAGAGCAGCAGCCAGCCCGACAAAGAAGTCTCGATCAGCATCGCCCAGGACGAAGAGACCTGCTCGCTGATGGTGGAGGACAACGGCGATGGCATGGAGCCCGAGGTGCAGCAGCGGATGCTGGAGCGGGGCTTTTCCACCAAAAAGACGGAGCATCGCGGCATCGGGCTCTACCTGGTCGATCAGCTGGTGAAAAAGGGACGGGGAGAGCTGAGCTGTCAATCGCAGCCCGGGCATGGGACGAGCATCGTGATTACATTTCCGATGAAGGAGGCAGAGGCCGGTGAACAAGCGAGATTCGCTGCGAGTGGTCGTCATAGAGGATGA
- a CDS encoding response regulator, producing MVQEVNRRFIERVPSFQVAGVAVNGIEGIRMVRELHPDLVIMDVFMPMQDGIQTLKELRAQGLAVDVIAITAAKDKRTIQTMLRSGVVDYIIKPFTFERIRQSLESYRAYRSGLDAEGVASQEEVDRLLFRTSMEGSPLEERGFGGSWSHGFAPLREETLPKGLHLITLEQIIGQLHSATLPLSAEEVAERVGIARVTARRYLEHLEKTGRVKRDVAYGGVGRPTNRYALLVT from the coding sequence ATGGTGCAGGAGGTGAACAGGCGGTTCATCGAACGCGTCCCTTCCTTTCAGGTGGCGGGTGTCGCGGTGAACGGAATCGAAGGGATCCGCATGGTCCGCGAGCTGCACCCCGATCTGGTCATCATGGATGTGTTCATGCCAATGCAGGACGGCATTCAGACGCTAAAAGAGCTGCGTGCCCAGGGGCTGGCCGTCGACGTCATCGCGATCACGGCGGCAAAGGATAAGCGGACAATCCAGACCATGCTGAGAAGCGGTGTCGTAGACTACATCATTAAGCCGTTTACCTTTGAGCGGATCAGACAGTCGCTGGAGAGCTACCGGGCCTATCGCTCCGGATTGGATGCGGAGGGAGTCGCCTCCCAGGAGGAAGTGGACCGGCTGCTGTTTCGCACCAGCATGGAAGGCAGCCCCCTCGAAGAGCGAGGCTTCGGCGGGTCATGGTCCCACGGCTTCGCTCCGTTGAGGGAGGAGACTCTTCCCAAAGGACTGCATCTGATTACGCTGGAGCAGATCATCGGACAGCTGCATAGTGCCACCTTGCCGCTCTCGGCGGAGGAGGTGGCGGAGAGGGTAGGCATCGCGCGGGTCACGGCCAGGCGCTATTTGGAGCATCTGGAGAAGACGGGACGCGTCAAACGGGATGTCGCCTACGGAGGCGTCGGCCGCCCGACGAATCGCTACGCGCTGCTCGTTACATGA
- a CDS encoding glycosyltransferase family 4 protein, producing the protein MRILVIAPEQLPVPPIKGGSVESAIYNIFRRMAETDKVVLISRSHSRLPRTSSSLGGNLKFIRISTGNRAAYIHKAMQSVSGQHFDVIQIENRPTFVPIVRRYFPHTPILLSLHSLTFMSFLSRERAHSILRQVNGVTSVVSFVTHTMKRRYPRYAHKFRTATLGCDTAKFRPRSPSEKQQIRRRWGVAGSFNVLFVGRIIYKKGLHTIVRAVALLRKKHTRMRIVAVGSSWPGVRRQTPYMRHVRSLASRLRVPIRFTGYIPPAHVHRMYHLGDVFVCPTQFREGFATVNSEAMASGIPLVASSRGGVRNVVTHGRSGLLVHAYTSPAAFARAIGKIMASPELRRRLAHGGRQGIVSSFSWHRTVHQLKRQYRQIGSR; encoded by the coding sequence ATGCGAATACTGGTCATCGCACCAGAGCAGCTCCCCGTCCCCCCGATCAAAGGGGGCTCGGTCGAGTCCGCGATCTACAACATCTTTCGGCGCATGGCAGAGACGGATAAAGTCGTCCTGATCAGCCGCTCCCACAGCCGTTTGCCGCGTACCAGCAGCTCGCTGGGAGGCAATCTGAAATTCATCCGGATCTCTACCGGCAACAGGGCGGCTTATATTCACAAAGCGATGCAGAGCGTCTCCGGCCAGCATTTCGATGTCATCCAGATTGAAAATCGCCCCACCTTTGTCCCCATCGTTCGCCGCTATTTTCCGCACACCCCCATCCTGCTGTCGCTTCATTCCTTGACCTTCATGTCATTCCTGTCACGCGAGAGAGCCCATTCCATTTTGCGTCAGGTCAACGGGGTCACCTCCGTCGTCTCCTTTGTGACCCACACCATGAAAAGGCGCTATCCCCGGTACGCCCATAAATTTCGGACAGCTACCCTCGGCTGCGACACGGCCAAATTTCGGCCCCGCTCCCCGTCCGAAAAGCAGCAGATCCGCAGAAGATGGGGGGTGGCAGGTTCGTTCAACGTGCTGTTTGTCGGCCGAATCATCTATAAAAAAGGGCTGCACACCATCGTCCGCGCCGTGGCCCTGCTGAGAAAGAAGCATACGCGCATGCGAATCGTCGCAGTCGGCTCCTCCTGGCCGGGAGTGAGACGGCAGACGCCGTACATGCGCCACGTCCGCAGCCTGGCCTCCCGTCTGCGCGTCCCGATCCGCTTTACCGGCTACATCCCGCCCGCCCATGTCCACCGTATGTACCATCTCGGCGATGTCTTTGTCTGTCCGACCCAGTTCCGGGAAGGTTTCGCCACCGTCAATTCGGAAGCGATGGCATCCGGCATCCCGCTGGTAGCCTCCAGCCGGGGAGGGGTTCGCAATGTAGTCACGCATGGCAGAAGCGGTCTGCTCGTCCATGCCTATACAAGCCCCGCTGCCTTTGCGCGCGCCATCGGCAAAATCATGGCTTCCCCCGAGCTGAGAAGGCGGCTGGCTCACGGCGGAAGACAGGGAATCGTCTCCTCTTTCAGCTGGCACCGCACTGTACATCAGTTAAAAAGGCAGTATCGACAGATTGGTTCTCGATAG
- a CDS encoding Dps family protein: MSSSLHAVLNKQIANWSVLYKKLHHYHWFVNGPHFFTLHAKYEEFYNEAARYVDELAERLLAIGGKPVSTMKACLETASLREASGGESAEATVEAIVADFQTLIRELEEGMAVAEKENDQPTLDMFVGISGSLQKHVWMLQAFLGKEAVEPPRRTPVMAGSR, encoded by the coding sequence ATGAGCAGTTCTTTGCACGCCGTGCTCAACAAGCAGATCGCCAACTGGTCCGTTCTGTACAAAAAGCTGCACCACTATCACTGGTTCGTGAACGGGCCGCACTTTTTTACGCTGCATGCCAAGTATGAGGAATTCTACAACGAAGCGGCCCGCTATGTGGACGAACTGGCAGAGAGGCTGCTGGCCATCGGCGGCAAGCCTGTATCTACGATGAAAGCCTGTCTGGAGACGGCCAGCCTGCGGGAAGCATCCGGAGGCGAGTCGGCAGAGGCTACTGTTGAAGCGATTGTCGCGGATTTTCAGACGCTGATCCGGGAACTGGAGGAAGGCATGGCGGTTGCGGAAAAGGAAAATGACCAGCCGACCCTGGACATGTTCGTCGGAATCAGCGGCAGTCTGCAAAAGCACGTCTGGATGCTGCAGGCTTTTTTGGGCAAAGAGGCCGTGGAACCGCCGCGCCGCACGCCGGTTATGGCTGGCTCCCGCTAG
- a CDS encoding peptide ABC transporter substrate-binding protein yields the protein MKRYVPHLLSMVFLCSAPLTGAASGDGAALAGRFESAVRAEPVMRAESAVRAGSGVQDETSQILRLNIEEPATLDPVFAEDTVSGAVIRALFDGLTRLDEAGKPIASVASEMKVSADRTTYTFRLRDSRWSNGDPVTAHDFEFAWKHALDPQTGSPAAYQYFALKNARAFHAGKAGKGDVGVRALDDRTLTVTLEYPMPYFPTLVSGWMPIPKKVAAANPDWARKPQTLVGNGPFTLHVWEHKNKLILVKNDSYWEKEAVRLERIEFSMIADANTELALFENGDLDWAGGPISSLPTDAIDPLKREGKLKTEPKATSYYLRFNAERPPFTHPKVRKAFAYAINRQEIAENIGQAGQTPLMGITPLAASLKPEGFFADCQPDLARRLLAEGMKELGLDELPEITYLYNTSDRNKAIAEALQAAWKKELGVQVKLVNKETKVILDDQVQGKFSITRSGWTADYLDPVNFLEKYVDKYSASNITRWHHPAYAELIRKAHRETDEVRRKKLLLQAETLLMEEMPLTGLFSDVHAWVQHEKVKGVRIDPLSKIDWKWAYIEERRDFSQE from the coding sequence GTGAAGCGCTATGTCCCCCATCTGCTCAGTATGGTTTTCTTGTGCTCGGCGCCTCTGACGGGAGCGGCGAGCGGCGACGGTGCAGCATTGGCCGGCCGGTTCGAATCCGCTGTCCGCGCAGAGCCCGTCATGCGAGCGGAATCTGCCGTACGGGCCGGATCTGGAGTTCAGGATGAGACGTCCCAGATTCTCCGCTTGAACATAGAGGAGCCGGCGACGCTGGACCCGGTCTTCGCCGAGGATACGGTCTCCGGCGCGGTGATTCGCGCCCTCTTTGACGGCCTGACGAGGCTGGATGAAGCAGGCAAGCCGATCGCCTCGGTGGCATCGGAGATGAAGGTATCGGCCGATCGGACGACGTATACCTTTCGATTGAGGGACTCCCGGTGGAGCAACGGCGATCCGGTGACAGCCCACGACTTCGAATTCGCCTGGAAGCACGCCTTGGATCCCCAGACGGGCTCGCCGGCAGCTTACCAGTATTTCGCGCTGAAAAACGCCAGGGCTTTTCACGCGGGAAAAGCGGGCAAGGGGGATGTCGGCGTCCGCGCACTGGATGACCGGACGCTTACCGTCACTTTGGAGTACCCCATGCCGTACTTCCCGACGCTTGTCTCCGGCTGGATGCCGATTCCGAAAAAGGTGGCAGCCGCCAATCCCGATTGGGCCAGAAAACCGCAGACGCTGGTCGGCAACGGTCCCTTTACGCTGCACGTCTGGGAGCATAAAAACAAGCTGATCCTGGTCAAAAACGACAGCTACTGGGAAAAGGAAGCCGTCCGGCTGGAGCGGATCGAATTCTCGATGATCGCGGATGCCAACACGGAGCTGGCGCTGTTTGAAAACGGCGATTTGGACTGGGCGGGCGGGCCGATCAGCAGCTTGCCCACGGATGCCATCGATCCGCTCAAGCGGGAGGGCAAGCTGAAAACCGAGCCGAAGGCGACGTCGTATTACCTCCGTTTCAATGCGGAGCGGCCTCCGTTTACCCATCCCAAAGTGCGAAAAGCCTTTGCCTATGCGATCAATCGGCAGGAGATTGCGGAGAACATCGGGCAGGCCGGCCAGACGCCGCTGATGGGAATCACGCCCCTCGCAGCCTCGCTCAAGCCGGAGGGATTTTTCGCCGACTGCCAGCCCGATCTGGCCCGCAGGCTTCTCGCCGAAGGGATGAAGGAACTGGGGCTGGACGAGCTGCCGGAGATCACCTATCTGTACAATACGTCGGACCGCAACAAAGCGATCGCGGAAGCGCTCCAGGCCGCCTGGAAAAAAGAGCTGGGCGTACAGGTCAAACTGGTAAACAAAGAGACAAAGGTTATCCTGGACGATCAGGTACAGGGGAAGTTCTCGATCACCCGTTCCGGCTGGACAGCCGACTACCTCGATCCCGTCAATTTTCTGGAAAAGTACGTGGATAAGTACAGTGCCAGCAATATTACCCGCTGGCATCATCCGGCCTATGCGGAGTTGATCCGCAAAGCGCACCGGGAGACGGACGAAGTTCGGCGCAAGAAGCTGTTGCTGCAAGCGGAGACACTGCTGATGGAAGAGATGCCGCTCACAGGCCTGTTCAGCGATGTCCATGCATGGGTGCAGCATGAGAAAGTAAAAGGAGTCCGCATCGATCCGCTCAGCAAGATTGACTGGAAATGGGCGTATATCGAGGAGAGAAGAGATTTTTCGCAGGAATAA
- a CDS encoding aspartyl-phosphate phosphatase Spo0E family protein — protein MTVVLEKEITLPANQKETDKNKRPSLMVYRKKQKKRTPLPQAGPKAKASKDLWNEKIDEVQLLEMIETLKGKMSQLVKEKGLGHQSVVEISQQLDEYIVQFQRMIRK, from the coding sequence ATGACCGTAGTCTTAGAAAAAGAAATTACTCTGCCCGCCAACCAGAAAGAAACGGATAAAAATAAACGACCCTCGTTGATGGTATACAGGAAAAAGCAGAAAAAAAGGACGCCCCTTCCGCAGGCAGGGCCGAAGGCAAAAGCATCCAAAGACCTATGGAACGAAAAGATAGACGAAGTGCAGCTGCTGGAGATGATCGAAACGCTGAAGGGAAAAATGAGCCAGCTGGTCAAAGAAAAAGGATTGGGTCACCAATCGGTTGTTGAAATCAGCCAGCAGCTCGATGAATATATCGTCCAATTTCAGCGAATGATTCGCAAGTAA
- a CDS encoding S66 peptidase family protein: MNKGKAIRPGDTIGLTAPASPCPPEVLPRAVACLEAWGFRVQVGETCTQSFGGYLSAPAEIRAAEINRMFADPKVDAIMCLRGGYGTPQLLELLDYACIAAHPKLLIGYSDITALHAVLQQEAGLATLHGPMASSDLAGDLDQPSRDWLFHAMTSAEPLGEIRNPHGEEILCLMDGSAAGPIIGGNLSLVAALAGTPYQLDTRGKLLFLEDVDEEPYRVDRMLTQLALAGAFDDCAGIIFGTWENCIPKKRDSFSVLEVVTQIVLPYRKPTIWNVQAGHGSTHLALPFGVHARLDAEAGRLVIEESLVE; this comes from the coding sequence ATGAACAAAGGAAAGGCGATTCGCCCCGGAGATACCATCGGTCTGACTGCTCCGGCCAGCCCGTGTCCGCCGGAGGTTTTGCCGCGGGCAGTGGCCTGTTTGGAAGCGTGGGGATTTCGCGTCCAGGTGGGCGAGACCTGCACGCAGAGCTTTGGAGGCTATTTGAGCGCGCCGGCGGAGATCAGGGCGGCGGAGATCAACCGCATGTTTGCCGATCCAAAGGTGGATGCCATCATGTGCCTGCGCGGCGGGTACGGCACGCCGCAGCTTTTGGAGCTGCTCGACTACGCGTGCATCGCCGCCCATCCCAAGCTGTTGATCGGCTACAGCGACATTACGGCTTTGCATGCCGTTCTTCAGCAGGAGGCTGGCCTTGCGACATTGCATGGACCGATGGCTTCTTCCGATCTCGCCGGAGACTTGGACCAGCCGTCGCGGGACTGGCTGTTTCACGCGATGACCAGTGCGGAGCCTCTGGGGGAGATTCGCAATCCGCACGGGGAGGAGATCCTCTGCTTGATGGATGGATCGGCCGCAGGTCCCATCATCGGGGGCAATCTCTCGCTCGTCGCCGCGCTGGCCGGCACTCCCTATCAGCTCGATACCAGGGGGAAGCTGCTGTTCCTGGAGGATGTGGACGAGGAACCGTACCGCGTTGATCGCATGCTGACGCAGCTGGCTCTCGCGGGCGCCTTTGACGACTGTGCCGGCATCATTTTTGGCACCTGGGAAAACTGCATTCCGAAAAAACGGGACAGCTTTTCCGTGCTCGAGGTAGTAACCCAGATCGTCCTGCCCTACCGTAAGCCGACGATCTGGAATGTTCAGGCCGGCCATGGTTCCACCCACCTCGCCCTGCCGTTTGGCGTGCATGCCCGCCTCGATGCGGAAGCAGGCAGGCTGGTGATCGAGGAAAGCCTCGTCGAATAA